Proteins from a single region of Campylobacter concisus:
- a CDS encoding flagellar basal body rod modification protein, protein MASVSDITTQTTQQKNAEKKAKAKQDAAAGTGTNPNAQLDKDAFMKLLLTELQYQDPTSPMDTEKMLTQTSQLASLEMQQNTNSAMKELVNQLKSNANAYAISALGKMVSTGSNSVLLTDEQKTVNFALYFKSDLANGKLEIKNANGEVVRSIDIKDLKSGVRRISWDGKDDSGKQLPNGAYTVSVNYTGKDGNSYKTQVGSYPVEAVKFVDGKAMIKIAGEYVPMDKISEFYEG, encoded by the coding sequence ATGGCTTCAGTTTCAGATATAACTACACAAACAACTCAACAAAAAAACGCCGAGAAAAAGGCAAAAGCAAAGCAAGATGCGGCAGCTGGCACAGGAACTAACCCAAATGCGCAGCTAGATAAAGATGCATTTATGAAGCTACTTTTAACAGAGCTTCAGTATCAAGACCCAACAAGTCCTATGGATACTGAAAAGATGCTTACGCAAACTAGTCAGCTAGCTTCACTAGAGATGCAACAAAATACAAACTCAGCTATGAAAGAGCTTGTAAATCAGTTAAAATCAAATGCAAATGCCTACGCCATATCAGCTCTTGGAAAAATGGTCTCAACTGGTTCAAACTCAGTTTTACTAACAGATGAGCAAAAAACTGTAAATTTTGCACTTTATTTTAAATCAGATCTTGCAAATGGCAAGCTTGAAATTAAAAATGCAAATGGAGAGGTCGTTCGTTCAATCGATATAAAAGATCTAAAATCAGGAGTTCGCAGAATATCTTGGGATGGCAAAGATGATTCTGGAAAACAATTACCAAACGGTGCATATACAGTCTCTGTTAATTACACTGGAAAAGATGGTAATTCATACAAGACTCAGGTGGGTAGCTATCCGGTCGAGGCAGTAAAATTTGTAGATGGCAAAGCCATGATAAAAATCGCAGGCGAATATGTGCCAATGGATAAAATATCTGAATTTTACGAAGGATAA